The Tistrella mobilis genome window below encodes:
- a CDS encoding FCD domain-containing protein, which yields MADTLPDLPEDALLPEGARAATLSLEALERIRQDIVAGALKPDTKLHLGSMRARYGVGLSPLREALSRLAADGLVSFSGQRGFRVAPVSRADLADITRSRQIIEGAALRLAIACGGDDWEAEIVTSHHLLRRATERHLGAGDDAGWAAWEERHRAFHAALVSACPLNALKGFRALLYDKAERYRRLMLGGPFRAEEVSAEHDLLRDAVLARDPDRAVGVLEEHIAITADLLDAELVRLEASGG from the coding sequence ATGGCCGATACTCTGCCCGACCTGCCGGAGGATGCCCTGCTGCCAGAGGGCGCGCGCGCCGCAACCCTGTCGCTGGAGGCGCTGGAGCGCATCCGTCAGGACATCGTGGCGGGCGCCCTGAAACCCGATACCAAGCTGCATCTGGGCAGTATGCGGGCGCGCTATGGCGTGGGGTTGAGCCCGCTGCGCGAGGCGCTGTCGCGGCTGGCCGCCGACGGGCTGGTCTCATTCTCGGGCCAGCGGGGGTTCCGGGTGGCGCCGGTCAGCCGGGCGGATCTGGCCGACATCACCCGATCGCGGCAGATCATCGAGGGGGCGGCGCTCCGGCTTGCCATCGCCTGTGGCGGCGATGACTGGGAGGCGGAGATCGTGACCAGCCATCATCTGCTGCGCCGGGCGACCGAGCGGCATCTGGGCGCGGGCGACGATGCCGGCTGGGCTGCCTGGGAAGAGCGCCACCGCGCCTTCCACGCGGCCCTCGTCTCCGCCTGTCCGCTCAATGCCCTCAAGGGCTTCCGGGCGCTGCTTTACGACAAGGCCGAACGCTACCGCCGGCTGATGCTTGGCGGCCCCTTCCGGGCGGAAGAGGTGTCGGCCGAACACGACCTGCTCCGGGATGCGGTGCTCGCCCGCGATCCCGACCGGGCGGTGGGGGTGCTGGAAGAGCACATCGCCATCACCGCCGACCTGCTCGATGCCGAGCTTGTGCGCCTGGAGGCATCGGGCGGCTGA
- a CDS encoding cyclase family protein produces MARRFVDLSIMLENGVRSDPPGFEPKITYMNHEQTPAQITAFFPGLKPEDLPDGEGWAVEQVNLITHNGTHLDAPYHFASTMNQGERAITIDEVPLDWCFRPGVKLDFRHLPDGHVVTAAEVEAELARIGHTLQPFDIVMINTRAGSRYGQDDYVDAGCGMGREATLYLLERGVRVTGTDAWSWDAPFTHTREKYLETGDAGLIWEGHRAGRDIGYCHLEKLHNLEAVPATGFTVACFPVKIRGASAGWTRAVAIFDD; encoded by the coding sequence ATGGCACGCCGCTTCGTCGATCTGTCGATCATGCTGGAAAACGGGGTCCGCTCGGATCCGCCCGGCTTCGAGCCCAAGATCACCTATATGAACCACGAGCAGACGCCGGCGCAGATCACCGCCTTCTTCCCCGGGCTGAAGCCCGAGGATCTGCCGGATGGCGAAGGCTGGGCGGTGGAGCAGGTGAACCTGATCACCCATAACGGCACCCATCTGGATGCGCCCTATCACTTCGCCTCGACCATGAACCAGGGCGAGCGGGCGATCACCATCGACGAGGTGCCGCTGGACTGGTGCTTCCGCCCGGGTGTGAAGCTGGATTTCCGCCACCTGCCCGACGGCCATGTGGTCACCGCCGCCGAGGTCGAGGCCGAGCTGGCCCGCATCGGCCACACGCTCCAGCCTTTCGACATCGTGATGATCAACACCCGTGCCGGCAGCCGCTACGGCCAGGACGATTACGTCGATGCCGGCTGCGGCATGGGCCGCGAGGCGACGCTCTATCTGCTGGAGCGCGGCGTCAGGGTGACCGGCACCGATGCCTGGAGCTGGGACGCCCCCTTCACCCATACCCGCGAAAAGTATCTGGAAACCGGCGATGCCGGGCTGATCTGGGAAGGCCACCGCGCCGGCCGCGACATCGGCTACTGCCATCTTGAAAAGCTGCACAACCTGGAAGCCGTGCCGGCCACCGGCTTCACCGTCGCCTGTTTCCCCGTGAAGATCCGCGGCGCCTCGGCAGGCTGGACCCGGGCGGTGGCAATTTTCGACGACTGA
- a CDS encoding fumarylacetoacetate hydrolase family protein translates to MKLLTFVPGAGAFETAPGETRRIGALMADGRRVLDLTTAAARMGTDAGFAASMLALIDAGADGLGRAADLLAEAERGGAAAEAAVALDAISFRSPLPRPRQMRDCLVFETHLIQAMEGGRRLLAGLKGTTPEALGLPPVSVPQVWYEQPIYYKANRFSVIGHEQPVRWPSHSKLMDYELELGIVLAKGGRDIPAEAAHDHIFGYTIFNDMTARDSQFSEMQGSLGPAKGKDFDTGNIIGPWIVTADEMTDPYALGMRVRVNGELRGEGSSASMQHRFDRILAHISRDETLHAGEFIGSGTVGNGCGIETGQLLDPGDVVELEIDGIGRLRNRITPPQV, encoded by the coding sequence ATGAAACTGCTCACCTTCGTACCCGGCGCCGGCGCCTTCGAAACCGCGCCCGGCGAGACCCGCCGGATCGGTGCGCTGATGGCCGACGGTCGCCGCGTGCTCGACCTCACCACCGCCGCCGCCCGCATGGGCACCGATGCCGGCTTCGCCGCCTCGATGCTCGCCCTGATCGATGCCGGCGCCGACGGGCTCGGCCGCGCGGCCGATCTGCTGGCCGAAGCCGAACGCGGCGGCGCCGCGGCCGAGGCGGCGGTCGCGCTCGATGCGATCTCGTTCCGCAGCCCCCTGCCCCGGCCGCGCCAGATGCGCGACTGCCTGGTCTTCGAAACCCATCTGATCCAGGCCATGGAGGGCGGTCGCCGCCTGCTGGCCGGGCTGAAGGGCACCACGCCCGAGGCGCTGGGCCTGCCGCCGGTCAGCGTGCCCCAGGTGTGGTACGAGCAGCCGATCTATTACAAGGCGAACCGGTTCAGCGTGATCGGCCATGAACAGCCGGTGCGCTGGCCAAGCCATTCGAAGCTGATGGATTACGAACTCGAACTCGGCATCGTGCTCGCCAAGGGCGGCCGCGACATCCCGGCAGAGGCCGCCCACGACCATATCTTCGGCTACACGATCTTCAACGACATGACCGCCCGCGACTCGCAGTTCAGCGAAATGCAGGGCAGCCTGGGGCCGGCGAAGGGCAAGGATTTCGACACCGGCAACATCATCGGCCCCTGGATCGTGACCGCCGACGAGATGACCGACCCTTACGCCCTCGGCATGCGGGTGCGCGTCAATGGCGAGCTGCGCGGCGAGGGCTCCAGCGCCTCGATGCAGCACCGGTTCGACCGGATCCTCGCCCATATTTCGCGGGACGAGACCCTGCATGCCGGCGAGTTCATCGGCTCCGGCACCGTCGGCAATGGCTGCGGCATCGAAACCGGCCAACTCCTTGATCCGGGTGATGTCGTCGAACTGGAAATCGACGGCATCGGCCGGCTCCGGAACCGCATCACACCACCTCAGGTTTGA
- a CDS encoding ABC transporter ATP-binding protein, translating to MAQDIIIETKGLTKEFKGFTAVSNVDLQVRRGTIHALIGPNGAGKTTCFNLITKFLIPTSGQILYDGQDITSEKPAAIARRGMVRSFQISAVFPHLTVRENVRIALQHKLGNSFHFWRSDRVLNGLHDRADELLSDVGLEGYGDAITAELPYGRKRALEIATTLALEPKVLLLDEPMAGMAHEDVGRIAELIRRVAKGRTVLMVEHNLKVVANLSDRITVLQRGAILAQGTYAEVSQNPEVIQAYMGTGHG from the coding sequence ATGGCTCAGGACATCATCATCGAGACGAAGGGACTGACCAAGGAGTTCAAGGGCTTCACGGCGGTCAGCAATGTCGACCTTCAGGTGCGGCGCGGAACCATCCACGCCCTGATCGGTCCGAACGGGGCAGGCAAGACCACCTGCTTCAACCTGATCACCAAGTTCCTGATCCCCACCTCGGGTCAGATTCTCTATGACGGCCAGGATATCACCAGCGAAAAGCCGGCCGCGATCGCGCGCCGGGGCATGGTCCGGTCGTTTCAGATTTCCGCCGTCTTCCCGCATCTGACGGTGCGCGAGAACGTGCGGATCGCCCTGCAGCACAAACTCGGCAACTCCTTCCATTTCTGGCGCTCCGACCGGGTGCTGAACGGCCTGCACGATCGTGCGGACGAGCTGCTGTCGGATGTCGGCCTGGAAGGTTATGGCGACGCCATCACCGCCGAGCTGCCCTATGGCCGCAAGCGTGCACTCGAAATCGCGACCACGCTGGCGCTGGAGCCGAAGGTTCTGCTGCTGGACGAGCCCATGGCGGGCATGGCCCACGAGGATGTCGGCCGGATCGCCGAGCTGATCAGGCGCGTGGCCAAAGGCCGGACCGTGCTGATGGTCGAGCACAACCTCAAGGTCGTGGCGAACCTCTCGGACAGGATCACCGTGCTCCAGCGCGGCGCCATCCTGGCCCAGGGCACCTATGCCGAGGTGTCGCAGAACCCCGAAGTCATCCAGGCCTATATGGGAACCGGTCATGGCTGA
- a CDS encoding ABC transporter ATP-binding protein codes for MAEPARKSAATSAAPLLAVRDLNAWYGESHVLHGINVDVNPGEVVTLLGRNGAGKTTTLKCIMGIVRSRKGSITFEGRETIGMSSNQIARAGIAFCPEERAIFSSLDVIENLMLPPVIKQGGMSVEEVFGLFPRLKERGSSQGTKLSGGEQQMLAIARILRTGANLLLLDEPTEGLAPVIVQQIGEIIRALKAKGFTIVLVEQNFHFASTVADRHYVVEEGHVVDMLTAADIATSQDKLKQYLGV; via the coding sequence ATGGCTGAGCCCGCCCGCAAGTCGGCCGCCACGTCGGCCGCCCCCCTCCTCGCCGTCCGCGATCTCAACGCCTGGTATGGCGAGAGCCACGTGCTGCACGGCATCAATGTCGACGTCAATCCGGGCGAGGTGGTCACCCTGCTCGGCCGCAACGGCGCCGGCAAGACGACGACGCTCAAATGCATCATGGGCATCGTGCGCAGCCGCAAGGGCAGCATCACTTTCGAGGGCCGCGAGACGATCGGCATGTCCTCGAACCAGATCGCCCGTGCCGGTATCGCCTTCTGCCCGGAAGAGCGCGCCATCTTCTCCAGCCTCGACGTGATCGAGAACCTGATGCTGCCGCCGGTGATCAAACAGGGCGGCATGTCGGTGGAGGAGGTCTTCGGCCTGTTTCCGCGCCTGAAAGAGCGCGGCAGCAGCCAGGGTACCAAGCTGTCCGGCGGTGAGCAGCAGATGCTCGCCATTGCCCGCATCCTGCGCACCGGTGCCAATCTGCTGCTGCTCGACGAGCCGACCGAAGGTCTGGCGCCGGTCATCGTGCAGCAGATCGGCGAGATCATCCGTGCTCTGAAGGCGAAAGGCTTCACCATCGTTCTGGTGGAGCAGAACTTTCATTTCGCCTCGACGGTTGCGGACCGGCATTATGTGGTCGAGGAAGGTCACGTGGTGGACATGCTCACCGCGGCCGATATCGCGACCAGCCAGGACAAGCTCAAGCAGTATCTCGGCGTCTGA
- a CDS encoding ABC transporter substrate-binding protein → MTFKLTLAAVTAAVVAAISAGAAQAQITDNVVRLGVLNDQSGIYTDLSGPGGVDAARMAIEDFGGTVAGAKIELVSADHQNKPDIGSNIANQWYDRDGVDAIFDVPTSSVALAVQNIAKEKGKVMIDHGAATSDLTGKACSPTGIHWTYDTYALANGTGRALVEQGAKKWYFITADYAFGHALERDTSNAVTAAGGEVVGTVRSPFPSTDFSSFLLQAQGSGADVIGLANAGGDTVNSIKQAAEFGITQGGQKLASLLVFLSDVHSLGLDVAQGLVLTTGFYWDLNDETRAFAKRFGERNGGKMPTMVQAGIYSSVMHYLKAVEATKSDDGKTVVDQMKKTPVNDFFAKGGVIREDGRMVHDMYLMQIKSPAESKAPYDYYKLLATIPGDQAFRPMDKGECPLVTK, encoded by the coding sequence ATGACGTTCAAGTTGACCCTCGCAGCCGTGACCGCGGCCGTCGTCGCCGCCATCTCGGCCGGCGCGGCGCAGGCGCAGATCACCGACAATGTCGTCCGTCTCGGCGTGCTGAACGACCAGTCGGGCATCTATACCGACCTGTCGGGCCCCGGCGGCGTCGATGCGGCCCGGATGGCGATCGAGGATTTCGGCGGCACCGTCGCCGGCGCCAAGATCGAACTGGTCTCGGCCGACCACCAGAACAAGCCCGATATCGGCTCCAACATCGCGAACCAGTGGTATGACCGCGACGGTGTCGATGCGATCTTCGACGTGCCCACCTCGTCCGTGGCCTTGGCGGTGCAGAACATCGCCAAGGAAAAGGGCAAGGTGATGATCGACCACGGCGCAGCCACGTCGGACCTCACCGGCAAGGCCTGCTCGCCGACCGGCATCCACTGGACCTACGACACCTATGCGCTGGCCAACGGCACCGGCCGGGCGCTGGTCGAACAGGGCGCCAAGAAGTGGTACTTCATCACCGCCGACTATGCCTTCGGCCATGCGCTGGAGCGTGACACCTCCAACGCCGTCACCGCCGCAGGCGGCGAGGTCGTGGGCACCGTGCGCTCGCCCTTCCCGTCGACCGACTTCTCGTCCTTCCTGCTCCAGGCCCAGGGCTCGGGCGCGGACGTGATCGGCCTGGCCAATGCCGGTGGCGACACCGTCAACTCGATCAAGCAGGCGGCCGAATTCGGCATCACCCAGGGCGGCCAGAAGCTGGCCTCGCTGCTGGTCTTCCTGTCCGACGTGCACTCGCTCGGTCTCGACGTCGCACAGGGCCTGGTGCTCACCACCGGCTTCTACTGGGATCTGAACGACGAGACCCGCGCCTTCGCCAAGCGGTTCGGCGAGCGCAATGGCGGCAAGATGCCGACCATGGTCCAGGCCGGCATCTACTCCTCGGTCATGCATTATCTGAAGGCGGTCGAGGCGACCAAGTCGGACGACGGCAAGACCGTGGTCGACCAGATGAAGAAGACCCCGGTCAACGACTTCTTCGCCAAGGGCGGCGTCATCCGCGAGGACGGCCGCATGGTCCACGACATGTATCTGATGCAGATCAAGTCGCCGGCCGAGTCCAAGGCGCCTTACGACTACTACAAGCTGCTGGCCACCATCCCGGGCGACCAGGCCTTCCGTCCGATGGACAAGGGCGAATGCCCGCTGGTCACGAAGTGA
- a CDS encoding branched-chain amino acid ABC transporter permease has translation MMELIGIPPQVLFGQLLLGLINGAFYAMLSLGLALIFGLLNIINFSHGAQYMMGAFVAWLVLQYAGIGYWAALIISPIVVGLFGVLLERLLIRRLYNLDHLYGLLLTFGLALMIEGFFRQLYGISGQPYAIPAALQGGTNLGFMFLPTYRAWILIASVAVCVATWAIIEKTRLGAYLRAATENPTMVQAFGINVPLLITLTYGFGVALAAFAGVMAAPAYQVSPLMGSNLIIIVFAVVVIGGMGSIMGAVVTGFGLGLLEGLTKVFYPEASSTVIFVVMAIVLLIKPAGLFGKAA, from the coding sequence ATGATGGAATTGATCGGCATTCCGCCGCAGGTCCTCTTCGGCCAGCTGCTTCTCGGGCTGATCAACGGCGCCTTCTACGCCATGCTCAGCCTGGGCCTGGCCCTTATCTTCGGCCTGCTCAACATCATCAACTTCTCCCACGGCGCCCAGTACATGATGGGCGCATTCGTGGCGTGGCTGGTGCTGCAGTACGCCGGAATCGGATACTGGGCCGCCCTGATCATCTCCCCGATCGTCGTCGGTCTGTTCGGCGTGCTGCTTGAACGGTTGTTGATCCGCCGGCTCTACAACCTCGATCATCTTTACGGGCTGCTGCTCACCTTCGGCCTCGCACTGATGATCGAGGGCTTCTTCCGCCAGCTCTACGGCATCTCGGGTCAGCCCTATGCCATCCCGGCGGCGCTGCAGGGCGGCACCAATCTGGGCTTCATGTTCCTGCCCACCTATCGGGCCTGGATCCTGATCGCCTCGGTTGCGGTCTGCGTGGCAACCTGGGCGATCATCGAGAAGACCCGCCTCGGCGCCTATCTGCGCGCCGCGACCGAAAACCCGACCATGGTGCAGGCCTTCGGCATCAACGTGCCGCTGCTGATCACCCTCACCTATGGCTTCGGCGTGGCGCTCGCCGCCTTCGCCGGTGTGATGGCCGCTCCCGCCTACCAGGTCAGCCCGCTGATGGGCTCCAACCTCATCATCATCGTGTTCGCGGTGGTGGTCATCGGCGGCATGGGCTCGATCATGGGTGCGGTGGTGACCGGCTTCGGCCTGGGCCTGCTCGAAGGTCTGACCAAGGTTTTCTACCCCGAAGCCTCCAGCACCGTGATCTTCGTGGTCATGGCCATCGTCCTCCTCATCAAGCCTGCGGGCCTGTTCGGAAAGGCGGCGTGA
- a CDS encoding branched-chain amino acid ABC transporter permease has translation MSVNTVPAARNTRGQKAAGLAMIGIAIAILVGLAAPHVVYPVFLMKALCFALFASGFNLLLGYVGLLSFGHAAYFGFAAYICGHVVKVWGLPPELGILLGTLTGAALGFVIGGLAIRRQGIYFAMVTLAFAQMIFFLALQAPFTGGEDGIQGIPRGMLFGVISLHNDMTMYYVVFAIFLIGLLFIHRVIHSPFGQTLKAIRENEQRAISLGYDVNRYKLLAFVLSSGIAGLAGSTKALVFQIATLTDVHWHASGEVVLMTLLGGVGTVLGPTVGAFLVTGIQNYFAQVGAWVTIIQGAIFIACVLLFRRGIVGEYLAFMERRRNRNS, from the coding sequence ATGAGCGTCAACACCGTTCCCGCTGCCCGCAACACCCGTGGCCAGAAGGCCGCCGGCCTTGCCATGATCGGCATCGCGATCGCGATCCTGGTCGGCCTTGCGGCACCGCATGTCGTCTACCCCGTCTTCCTGATGAAGGCGCTGTGCTTCGCGCTCTTCGCCTCGGGCTTCAACCTGCTGCTCGGCTATGTCGGCCTGCTCAGCTTCGGCCATGCCGCCTATTTCGGCTTTGCCGCCTATATCTGCGGCCATGTGGTCAAGGTCTGGGGCCTGCCGCCGGAGCTGGGCATCCTGCTCGGCACGCTCACCGGCGCGGCGCTGGGCTTCGTCATCGGCGGCCTGGCCATCCGGCGCCAGGGCATCTACTTCGCCATGGTGACGCTGGCCTTTGCCCAGATGATCTTCTTCCTGGCCCTTCAGGCGCCGTTCACCGGCGGTGAAGACGGCATCCAGGGCATTCCGCGCGGCATGCTGTTCGGGGTGATCAGCCTGCATAACGACATGACCATGTATTATGTCGTGTTCGCGATCTTCCTGATCGGCCTGCTGTTCATCCATCGCGTGATCCACTCGCCCTTCGGCCAGACCCTGAAGGCGATCCGCGAGAACGAGCAGCGCGCGATCTCTCTGGGCTACGACGTCAACCGCTACAAGCTGCTGGCCTTCGTGCTGTCCTCGGGCATCGCGGGCCTTGCCGGCTCGACCAAGGCACTGGTCTTCCAGATCGCCACCCTCACCGACGTTCACTGGCACGCCTCGGGCGAGGTGGTGCTGATGACCCTGCTCGGCGGCGTGGGCACGGTTCTGGGCCCGACGGTCGGCGCCTTCCTGGTCACCGGCATCCAGAACTACTTTGCCCAGGTCGGTGCCTGGGTGACCATCATCCAGGGCGCGATCTTCATCGCCTGCGTGCTGCTGTTCCGCCGCGGTATCGTGGGCGAATATCTGGCCTTCATGGAGCGGCGGCGCAACCGCAACTCCTGA
- a CDS encoding methyl-accepting chemotaxis protein — translation MQNLSTGAKLGILLIAAFLGVAATMYLSLTTLREALYTDRQDKLEALVEMGVSIVSAEIARADASGGDRAEAIRTGLALLEPVRYDDGEEYLSAIDMTGVMLMNGKFPNIVGRNMIGAKDSNGVTYVQDAIKIATTTGQGSFAYLWPRQKDGDPEPKLSFIQRVPGTDIGVITGVYTDDIEAAFQAQALQLGGIAATAALVLGLLALVVIRSTVPPLKAVSRGLERLAQGERAIDLKGMERRDEIGAIVRAFVVVREGLAAADELSRQREAEQAARLTRSHRVDELTGRFDDDARQSLAVVLDAARAMERAAAELTEAADQAGRQADTMVGAANQADANVQTIAAAAEELSTSTEDIARRVTQAADIAARATEEARRTTEIVRGLSDTGDRIGEVVVLIDAIADQTNLLALNATIEAARAGDAGKGFAVVASEVKNLASQTGRATEDISRQIGAVQEETRRAVTAIDGIAKIISSISEIAGDIAAAVQEQGAGTLSIARSTQAAAQATEAVTSSIAAVGTAANQTGATAGTVRDAAGRLNRQADDLKQVVDRFLGDIRAA, via the coding sequence ATGCAGAACCTCTCGACCGGTGCCAAACTCGGCATCCTGCTCATCGCCGCGTTCCTGGGCGTGGCCGCGACGATGTACCTTTCCCTCACCACCCTGCGCGAAGCCCTCTACACCGACCGCCAGGATAAGCTGGAAGCCCTGGTCGAGATGGGGGTCTCCATTGTCTCTGCGGAAATCGCCCGTGCAGATGCCAGCGGGGGCGACCGGGCGGAGGCAATCCGCACCGGGCTCGCACTGCTGGAGCCGGTACGCTACGACGATGGCGAGGAATACCTCTCCGCAATCGACATGACCGGCGTCATGCTCATGAACGGCAAGTTCCCGAACATCGTCGGCCGCAACATGATCGGGGCGAAGGACAGCAATGGCGTCACTTATGTGCAGGATGCCATCAAGATCGCGACCACGACCGGACAGGGCTCCTTCGCCTATCTCTGGCCGCGCCAGAAGGATGGTGACCCGGAACCCAAGCTGTCCTTCATCCAGCGCGTACCCGGCACCGATATCGGCGTGATCACCGGGGTCTATACCGACGACATCGAGGCCGCCTTCCAGGCCCAGGCGCTGCAGCTCGGCGGCATCGCCGCAACGGCGGCGCTGGTGCTCGGCCTGCTGGCCCTGGTCGTGATCCGTTCGACCGTGCCGCCGCTGAAGGCCGTGAGCCGCGGGCTGGAACGCCTGGCGCAGGGGGAACGGGCCATCGACCTTAAAGGGATGGAGCGGCGCGACGAGATCGGCGCGATCGTCCGTGCGTTCGTCGTGGTTCGCGAGGGGCTGGCCGCGGCAGACGAACTGTCCCGCCAGCGCGAGGCCGAACAGGCCGCCCGGCTGACGCGGAGCCACCGGGTCGACGAACTGACCGGCCGCTTCGACGACGACGCCCGGCAGTCGCTGGCAGTGGTGCTCGACGCCGCCCGCGCCATGGAACGGGCCGCAGCCGAGCTGACCGAGGCGGCGGATCAGGCCGGCCGCCAGGCCGACACCATGGTCGGTGCCGCCAACCAGGCCGATGCCAATGTCCAGACCATCGCGGCCGCGGCGGAAGAGCTGTCGACCTCCACCGAAGACATCGCCCGCCGTGTGACCCAGGCCGCCGACATCGCCGCGCGGGCCACCGAAGAGGCACGGCGCACCACTGAAATCGTGCGCGGCCTGTCGGATACCGGCGACCGGATCGGCGAGGTGGTGGTGCTGATCGATGCCATTGCCGACCAGACCAATCTTCTGGCGCTGAACGCCACCATCGAGGCAGCGCGGGCGGGGGATGCCGGCAAGGGCTTCGCGGTCGTGGCCTCGGAGGTGAAGAATCTGGCGAGCCAGACCGGCCGCGCCACCGAAGACATCTCGCGGCAGATCGGCGCCGTGCAGGAAGAAACCCGCCGCGCGGTCACCGCCATCGACGGCATTGCGAAGATCATCAGTTCGATCAGCGAAATCGCCGGCGACATCGCCGCCGCGGTTCAGGAACAGGGCGCCGGCACCTTGTCGATCGCCCGCAGCACCCAGGCCGCCGCCCAGGCGACCGAAGCGGTGACCAGCAGCATCGCCGCGGTCGGCACAGCCGCAAACCAGACCGGCGCCACGGCCGGCACGGTGCGGGATGCCGCCGGCCGGCTCAATCGTCAGGCGGATGATCTGAAGCAGGTGGTCGATCGCTTCCTCGGCGATATTCGCGCGGCATGA
- a CDS encoding ABC transporter substrate-binding protein, whose protein sequence is MNTRNAIAAAVLATMTGLAAGAAQAEISGNVVRIGVLNDQSGIYADVTGQASVIAAQMAVEDYGGKVKGVPVEVIFADHQNKPDIGSNIANQWYDRDGVDVIVDVPTSSVGLAVQNISKEKGKLHLNAGAGTSDLTSKACSPTGIHYVYDTYALATGTGSALVGQGAKKWYFITADYAFGHALERDTTNAVNAAGGEVVGGVRAPFPTTDFSSFLLQAQGSGADVIGLANAGGDTVNSIKQAAEFGITQGGQKLAGLLVFINDIHALGLKVAQGLVVTTGYYWDMNDETRAFAKRFAEKSGGKMPNMLQAGIYSGVTQYLKAIEATGSDDGKTVADQMKATPINDFFAKNGTIRPDGRMVHDMYLVEVKKPEESKGPWDYYKVLATIPGDQAFRPMDKGECPLVKK, encoded by the coding sequence ATGAACACCAGGAACGCGATCGCTGCCGCGGTTCTTGCGACCATGACCGGTCTCGCCGCGGGGGCGGCCCAGGCCGAGATCTCGGGCAACGTCGTGCGCATCGGCGTGCTCAACGACCAGTCGGGCATTTATGCCGACGTCACCGGCCAGGCTTCGGTCATTGCCGCCCAGATGGCGGTGGAGGATTACGGCGGCAAGGTCAAGGGCGTGCCGGTCGAGGTGATCTTCGCCGACCACCAGAACAAGCCCGATATCGGCTCCAACATCGCCAACCAGTGGTACGACCGCGACGGTGTGGACGTGATCGTCGACGTGCCGACCTCGTCGGTGGGTCTGGCCGTTCAGAATATTTCCAAGGAAAAAGGCAAGCTGCACCTGAATGCCGGTGCCGGCACCTCGGACCTGACCAGCAAGGCCTGCTCGCCCACCGGCATCCACTACGTCTACGACACCTATGCGCTGGCGACCGGCACCGGTTCGGCACTGGTCGGCCAGGGCGCCAAGAAGTGGTACTTCATCACCGCCGACTATGCTTTCGGCCATGCGCTGGAGCGTGACACCACCAACGCGGTCAACGCCGCGGGCGGCGAGGTGGTGGGCGGCGTGCGCGCGCCCTTCCCGACCACCGACTTCTCGTCCTTCCTGCTCCAGGCCCAGGGCTCGGGCGCGGACGTGATCGGCCTCGCCAATGCCGGCGGCGACACCGTCAACTCGATCAAGCAGGCGGCCGAGTTCGGCATCACGCAGGGCGGTCAGAAGCTTGCCGGCCTGCTGGTGTTCATCAACGACATCCACGCCCTGGGTCTGAAGGTCGCCCAGGGGCTGGTGGTCACCACCGGCTATTACTGGGACATGAACGACGAGACCCGGGCCTTTGCCAAGCGTTTCGCCGAAAAGTCCGGCGGCAAGATGCCCAACATGCTGCAGGCGGGCATCTATTCCGGCGTCACCCAGTATCTGAAGGCGATCGAGGCCACCGGTTCGGATGACGGCAAGACCGTCGCCGACCAGATGAAGGCGACCCCGATCAACGACTTCTTCGCCAAGAACGGCACCATTCGCCCCGATGGCCGCATGGTGCACGACATGTATCTGGTCGAGGTGAAGAAGCCCGAAGAGTCGAAGGGCCCCTGGGACTACTACAAGGTTCTGGCCACCATCCCGGGCGATCAGGCTTTCCGCCCGATGGACAAGGGTGAGTGCCCGCTGGTCAAGAAGTAA